The segment ACGTGAACCTCATCGCCCCGATCGCCATGGAAAAGCAGCTCCGCTTCGCTATCCGTGAAGGTGGCCGCACGGTCGGTGCCGGTTCCGTAACCGAAATCATCAAGTAATCAGGATTAAAAATGCCTAGAGAACTCATCGTGCTCGAATGCACAGAATGCAATCAGCGCAACTATGATTGCGACAAGAACAAGCGTCTTCACCCTTCCCGCGTGGAATACAAGAAGTACTGCCGCTTCTGCCGCAAGCATACTGTTCACAAGGAATCCAAGTAAGGAAATCCGCTTAGGTCGATAGCTCAATTGGTAGAGTCACGGTCTCCAAAACCGTTGGTTGGGGGTTCGAGTCCCTCTCGACCTGGGAGTTTCCTCCGGAGTCATCATGCGAAAGATTCAGCAATATGTCAAAGAATCCATCCAGGAACTGAAAAAGGTCACTTGGCCGACTTGGGAAGAACTCAAGGGATCTACTCTTGTCGTGATGCTCTTCAGCGTCATCATGGGTTGCTATATTGCCGGTCTTGATTTTGTTTTCTCCTTGGTTGTGAACCAGATTATGGGTAGGTAAGCACTATGAAAAAGTGGTACGCCATCCATACTTTCTCCGGTCAAGAAAACAACATCAAGAAACATATCGAGCAGATGATTGAACGCGAAGGCGTTCAAGAAAAGTTCGGCGAAATCATCGTACCCACCCGCGAAGTCGTGAGCAACGTCCGCGGGCGTCGTCGCGTTTCTACGCAGAACTTGTTCCCTGCATACATCATTATAGAAATGGAGCTGGACGAGCTC is part of the Fibrobacter sp. UWR2 genome and harbors:
- the rpmG gene encoding 50S ribosomal protein L33, with the translated sequence MPRELIVLECTECNQRNYDCDKNKRLHPSRVEYKKYCRFCRKHTVHKESK
- the secE gene encoding preprotein translocase subunit SecE, giving the protein MRKIQQYVKESIQELKKVTWPTWEELKGSTLVVMLFSVIMGCYIAGLDFVFSLVVNQIMGR